CCCGGTCATCACCTTCAAGCCGCCCTACGGGCATGCGGGTTCGGGGAAGAATCTGCTGGGCGACACGCCCGACCCGGCGCTGATGGATCTCTTGTCGAATGACCAGCAGGTGACCAGGGAGACGCCGCCGTCCTTCCTGGTTCACAGCACGGCGGATTCGGGGGTGCCCCCGGAGAACAGCCTGATGTTTTATCAGGCGCTGCGAAAGGCCGGGGTGCCCGCGGAGATGCACATTTACGAGCGGGGCGAGCACGGCTTTGGCATGGGCCGGGGCGACCCGGTCCTTTCAACCTGGACAGGCCACTGCATTGACTGGATGCGCGGCAGGGGCCTGCTGGAAAAGCGGTAGGCGTCTGAAAGGCGGCGCATGAACAAGCCCGTTGCCGTTCCACCTGAGGAGAGCCGCCCCGGCGCGGAGACGCGGTGGGCGGTGTGCGCGGCGGTGTTGCTCACCGTGCTGGTGCTGGCCGTGTTTCTTCAGACCGTCCGGTTCTCCTTCGTTGACTATGACGACAACCGGGTGGTGACGGAGCATCCGGTAATACTGCAGGGGCTCTCGGTGGACACCATCCTGTGGGCGTTCACCAATTTCCACTTCGCAATCTGGATGCCCCTGACCAGCCTTTCGCACCTGCTGGACGTGACCCTGTTCGGGTTGTGGGCGGGCGGACACCATCTTTCGGGCATGCTCTGGCACTTGGCGGGGGTTCTGGCTTTCTTTTTGGCGGCGCGCCGCCTGCTGGGCGGGGTGTGGCCCGCCTTTTTTGCCGCCGCCCTGTATGCAGTCCATCCGCTCCGCGCGGACTCGGTGGCCCATGTGGCGTCTCGCAAGGACCTCGTGTGCGCCGTGTTCACGGCGTTAACGCTTTGGGCGCACGCCCGCCATGCGCTGTCGCCCTCTCCAATGCGTTATTTGACGGTGGCGGTGTTCTTTTCACTGGCGCTGGCGGGCAAGCCCAGCGCCGCGCCCCTGCCGCTGGCACTGCTATTTCTGGACTATCATCCCCTTGGGCGGTTCGGAACGGGCGAGGGGGGAAGACCCACCCGATGCGCATGGGCATCGCTGGCGGAGAAAATCCCCCTGCTGGCGCTGTCGGCGGTGGTGGTCGTGGTGGGGATGCGCGGCCAGGCGGTGTTTGGGGCGCTGGCGGACACTTCAGACGCGCCGCTTCTGTCACGCCTGCTCCAGATGCCTGTGCCGGTCGTGCATTACCTGCACAGTCTCCTTTGGCCTGTGGGTTTGTCGCCCCACTATCCCCCGACGGCGGTGGAGTGGGGCAAGTGGGGAACCGCCGCCTGCTGGGCGGGGATGGCGGCCATTACTCTTGCGGCGCTCTGGTGGCGGCGCGCCGGGTGGCCTCTTGTGGCCTGGGGTTTCTTTCTGGTGATGTTAAGCCCGGTGCTCGGCCTGACCCCTTTCGGGAACGCACCCGTCGCGGACCGCTTTGTCCTCCTGCCCTCGATGGGGGCGGCCCTTCTGGCGGGTTGGGGCGCGGAGAGGTTTCGGGCGAGGTTTCCCCTGCGGTGGGGTGCGGGTGTTGCGGCGGCCTGCGCCGCGCTGGTGCTGTGTCTTGCGGGGATGGGCTGGCGGCAGACGGGGTACTGGCGGGACACGGGCACCGTGGCTGCGCGAATCCTCGCGGTATGTCCGGAGGATGATCTCGGACACACCCTTGCAGGAAACCTTCTGTTTAACAGCGGGGATCTTCCAGGCGCTGTTGCGCATTACCGGAAGGCGGTGGAAATCAGGCCATACCATGCGCCGTGGCGGTACAATCTGGGCGCGGCCCTGCTGGAGACGGGCCCGCCCGGAGAGGCGGCGGCGCAGCTTGCGGAGGCGGTGCGGCTGGACCCCGGAGACCATGGTGCCAGGATGAACCTGGGCCTGGCCCTGATGGCGCTGGGCAGGCTGGACGAGGCGTCGGCGGAACTGCGGCGTGTGGTGTCGGCGGAGCCGGAGAACGCCAACGCGCGCGTCAACCTCGGGGTGTGCCTGATGCGCATGGGCGACACGGCGGGCGCGGAGCGGGAACTTGCGGACGCGCTCCGTCTGGAACCCGGCAACGCGGCGGCGCAGGCCAATCTGGAACTGGTGCGCTCCGGCGGCTGAGGCTCAGTTTTCGGGTTTCAAAATGCCCTCGACGGCCACCACAATGCGGACCTCGTCGCCCAGCGCGTCCGGCAGGTACTTGGTCATGCCGAAATCGCTGCGTTGGAAGGAGAAGGTCACCTCGAACCCGGCGCGATGGTCTTCGCGCGGCCCTTTTGCAGTGCCCCCGTACACCGCATTGACCGTGATCGGTTTGGTGACGCCCAGGAAAGTGAGGTCGCCGGCCACCTCGTAGACGTTGTCCCTGACCGGCTTCCATGCCGTGCTCTTGAAGGTCATGGCGAAGTTGTCGTCCACGTTGAAGAAGTCCGGGCCCTTGAGGTGGGTGTCCCGGGCCTGGTTGAACGAGTTGAGACTGAGGGTGTCCACGCTGATTTCGGCGGAGGCGGATTCCGGCGCGGCGGGATCAAAAGTGAACTGCCCCTTGATGCCGGTGAACACGCCGTAGGACGGGGTGATGCCGAGGTGCATAATCCGGTAGAGCACCAGCGAGTGGACCTGGTCCACGTCATAGGTCGCGGCGGCGGCCGCACCGGAAAACAGGAAAGACACGGCAAGCAGCGCGGATGCGATGGTTGTGCGAAGTTTCATGGTCGGGTCTCCTTTCAGGTGTGAGAGGAAAACACCGGGCGGACGGGAGTGATTCCGGGCCGGCATGGGATGCGCGCAGAGGGACTTTCCCATGAGTGATTGCCGGAATGAACGCAGAGGCGCGGAGGTAGTCGCTCCAGGATGTTCTCCTGGATTTCTCTTGTCCCCATAGCCACACTGATTACCGGTAGGCATGAACACTAAGATATTCCTAGTAGGCGAGGCATTGTCAAACTATCACGACATGCAAAAAAAGTGCTGCAACCCACTTGACAAAATGGAAAATTCATGGTATATTAATTTCCACTAGGAAGTAAGTTGGGCAATGGGAGTTGTTCAACCGTTATGAAGGAGGGAAGTTATGATGACTCGCGTAATTCCACTCATCACCGCATTGGCTGTGGTACTCGGCGCATGCGCCTGGGCAGAGGAGCCCCCGGAAAACCCCATGGAGGCGGCCCTGACGGCGGCCTGTCTGGACATTGAGGAAGGGCGTCCCGCTGAGGCCGCCTCGTCATTGTTGCGGATAATGCGGACCGCACCTGCCGACTCAAGCACGGAGGCGCTCAGTTTCATGGAGGCGGTGTATCTGCTCGCATTCGATGTCTCCTTTCTGCTGGACTGGCCGCAGCGGATGGACCTGGTGGCAGAGTTCTCCACCCCGCCTGTCGAGGCGGGCGACGATGTGCTCATGACCATCGCGTCCGCCGCCGGCAAGCTGGCCATCGGGGCCAGTGGAAAGGATGTCCAAGCCGCCGTGGACACCATGAAGCAGGTGGCGGACGGACCGAACAAGACGCTGGCCTGCGGCACCCTGTTCTATCTGTCAAGCCCGCATTATTTCGGCATGTGGGACCACCGCGAGGAGACCATACGCCGGCTTCTGGTCGAGCACCCGGAGTCCGGCCTTGGCCAGCATGCCGTCCGTGTCACCGTATACAACAACATACAGAAGGCGGTCGAGGCCGGCACGGGACTTACCCCCCTGCTTCGGGGCACCAATTTCGGGGAAAAAGACCGGGGCGCGCTCTCACAGGCCGATCCTGTGCTCGGGCTGAGCCTTGCAAAACTCGATACTCTCGTGGCCGGCGAAATTAAGCCTGATGTTATTTCCGACTGGATCAACATGCTCGCACAACCTGGGGACGACAACCAGCGCACCCATTTTTTCTGGTTGCTCAGGCCCTATCGTAATAACACGGAGACGCGCGGAATGCTTGAGCCGGTATTGCGCGCGCTGGCCGAAGAGGCCGAGATGTCGGCATGCCGTGAAATGGCCCGCGAGGCCATGCTTGACTACGCGATGATTGACGGCAACCATGACGGGGTGACCTATTGGGCGAACCGCATCCTCGAACCTGGGCGCTTGCCCGCCTCGCCGCAGGAAAGTATTGCCGAATCCCACCTTAAAAAGATCAAAGTCGTGGCAACCATGCTGGCCGATGCGAAACGGTTCGGGGATGCCATCGAGTTGAACCAAAAACTCGCCGCCAAATATCCAAACAGCGTGGTGGCCAGCGACTGCGCCGACAGCATCGCCACCATCGAGGCCAAGATGGTAGCGGCGCAATAATTACACCCCATAATCACAAACAAAATCATTTGCACACAACGTGGAAAGGAATATGACAATGTCCCATTCCAAAGAGTCAAAGGAAAAGAGGGAGGGTGTACAGGTATCCCGGCGCATGTTCCTCTCGGGTGTTTCTGCGGATGTTGTAAAGGTCGGCGCGCTCACGTTCATCGGTGCCGCCGTCGTGTCGAAGACTGCTGGGGCAACTATCATTCCCCCACCTCCATGTAATGCAGCTAACCCGAACAGTTGTGAGACAGAGAATATATGTAATAACGATGATCCAAATGAATGCAATCCGAATAAATGCGATATAACTAACCGCTGTGATGATAGCAACACCTGCCATGGTGAAAATAGTTGCACCTCTAGCAATAAGTGTGAATCATACAATAATTGTACCACAACGAATAAATGTGGCTCTAACGACAGTTGCCATGAGAACGAGTGTGATTCTATGGACACCTGCACTGGACAAAATAATTGCACTTCAAGCAACACCTGTAATATCAGCGACACTTGCACGAATCAGGACGAGTGTAGTGACAGTAATACTTGCTCAGTTAATGATTCCTGTACAAGCAAGGATTCTTGTAAGAAAAATACCTGCTCAGTTAATGATACCTGTACGAGCAAGGATTCCTGTGAGAAAAATAACTGTTCAGTTAATGATGCCTGCACAGTTTCTGACAATTGTTCAAATGAAAATACTTGTACTGTCGATGACCATTGCGGTACCTCAAACAATTGTAAATCCAATACATGTGGAGACAATCGTTGTGGCTCGGTTGTGAACGAATGCACCACTAAAAACACATGTTCCACAAATAGTTGCACAGCCGTTAATTACTGTCCTTCGTCGGCAATGAATCACTGTACAGCAGTGGACACGTATCCACCTCCACCCGAAGAGAGTGAGACTGGGACTGAGGGTGAGGGTGAGGGGGAGGAGGTATAATTTATGTGGCGTTTCATATTTGAAAGGTGTGCTGACCCATGAAACGATATATTAAATATACTTGGTTGATAGCGGGGCTGGTATTGGTTAATGTGATGTGGAGCAACCCAGCCGTCGGTGAATATGACAACATTAAACTGGAGATTACGCTACAAACATTTACTGAAAAATTCCGTGAGATTAAAAATCTCTGGCATGATGAACAATTCGAAGCCTCTTTGACTTTGCTGGAAGAACTTGTGCCACAGGAATCCGGAAAGTACCTATTGTTTTCACAATTGATCTATCACATGAAGATTCTTGAATTCAAGGCTGTGTCGAATGTTCACGGTTCAATACCAGCCATGAAAAATCCAAAATCAACGCCATATCAAAAGCGTTTTTTGGATGTATTGGAGAAATGTTTTTCGATTGAAGCGGAAATGGAAGCCGCAGATTCGCGTTTGGATGATCGCCTTCTTTATTCCGTGGTTCTGGGCGCGGAGGCCATGATTGCCTGTGGCCGCGATGGCTTTGTGTGTCCCTGGCTGGATGAAATCGTGAAGAAATTTCTCGATTCTCAAAAGTTTAACGCGGCCAGTGTGGATGCGCAAAAGTTTCTCTTGCGCGCCAGTTTTGTCCGGCAATTTTGTGGAGATAAAAAAAACAACACCCCAGAGACCCGCGCCGCAAACATGGTGGAACTGGCACGGCCTTATGTTGAAGAACCATGGCTTGCGGAATTCCTCAAAGATTTTGCCCTGTCCAATATTTGGCGTTCCGGCCTGTACGGGCTTGAGGGCCAATATGCATACCTAACGGCCTTTGAGCCCTTCTTCAAGGACCGACCGGGTGAAACGGCTGACTCATACTATGTGCGCCTGACTATCACCGCGCGGAAATTACAGAACCACGAGGCTGTCATCCGTTGGTGCAATATTGTGCTGGCGCGGCGGGGCAACACCGGCGAAGGCGCATTGGAATATAACCGTATCCTGTACGAGGCCGGGGAGGCACTTCGCAAGGAGCGAAACGAGCCCCACCCGCATGAGGAAGACCTCAAAATGTTTGAAGAACTCGGGCTGTGATTCATGTTGACGCCAATCTTGCGGCTGAAAGGGGCGCAGTGAATGTCCGGTTCTGAGAAGTTTGCCGCCTCGGAAATGCTCAAGCGTGCGCCTGTTAGTCAACGTGTCGTGTCGGATGTCTGTCTTGTGCCGTTGGACAACGAAGTTGTCTGCCTTTTCAACCCCGGTCAATTCAACCCCGTCCGGGTCGAGGGTGAGTCCCGCCAAATCCGCGCGATGTTGCGTCGGCCCGTGGCGGAGATGCCCGCAGCGTTGGCCGTATTCCTGGAACAGCACGG
This is a stretch of genomic DNA from Candidatus Hydrogenedentota bacterium. It encodes these proteins:
- a CDS encoding YceI family protein; this translates as MKLRTTIASALLAVSFLFSGAAAAATYDVDQVHSLVLYRIMHLGITPSYGVFTGIKGQFTFDPAAPESASAEISVDTLSLNSFNQARDTHLKGPDFFNVDDNFAMTFKSTAWKPVRDNVYEVAGDLTFLGVTKPITVNAVYGGTAKGPREDHRAGFEVTFSFQRSDFGMTKYLPDALGDEVRIVVAVEGILKPEN
- a CDS encoding tetratricopeptide repeat protein is translated as MNKPVAVPPEESRPGAETRWAVCAAVLLTVLVLAVFLQTVRFSFVDYDDNRVVTEHPVILQGLSVDTILWAFTNFHFAIWMPLTSLSHLLDVTLFGLWAGGHHLSGMLWHLAGVLAFFLAARRLLGGVWPAFFAAALYAVHPLRADSVAHVASRKDLVCAVFTALTLWAHARHALSPSPMRYLTVAVFFSLALAGKPSAAPLPLALLFLDYHPLGRFGTGEGGRPTRCAWASLAEKIPLLALSAVVVVVGMRGQAVFGALADTSDAPLLSRLLQMPVPVVHYLHSLLWPVGLSPHYPPTAVEWGKWGTAACWAGMAAITLAALWWRRAGWPLVAWGFFLVMLSPVLGLTPFGNAPVADRFVLLPSMGAALLAGWGAERFRARFPLRWGAGVAAACAALVLCLAGMGWRQTGYWRDTGTVAARILAVCPEDDLGHTLAGNLLFNSGDLPGAVAHYRKAVEIRPYHAPWRYNLGAALLETGPPGEAAAQLAEAVRLDPGDHGARMNLGLALMALGRLDEASAELRRVVSAEPENANARVNLGVCLMRMGDTAGAERELADALRLEPGNAAAQANLELVRSGG